The DNA region AAAAAAGAATGCTAATGCGAAAGCTGTGCCAAATATAGCCATCATGGTTACAAATCCCGCCAAAGATAAGACGGCCATGCCTGTAAGAGCAGACCCACTTGTGCATCCTCGACCCAATTGACTTCCGAATCCAAAAAGAATACCACCTATGCCAGCTAACATAAGGCGCTTATTCGATGTAATCTTAGGGCTATGCTCTACTTTCAGTTTCAACCTTCCAGCAAAAGCACCCGATAGGAACCCACCTACAATCACACCCAACATTTCATATACTAGCCATGAATTTAGTGGATTCTTTCCTTCTCCCGTATATTTACTGTAATATTCAGAATTTGATGCGTGATCAGAGGCAACCGTTTCTACGGCTGTAACTACAATACTTTTTACAGCACCACTTGCACCCAATCCACGTCCTGAAAAATAGAATGCAGACAGTAGAACCAATCCCAATAGGACACCTGCAAGATATGGATTCATATATTTCGTTTTCATAATTATCTCCTTTAATACAGCCAGCGACTTGCTTGGCCCGCTTCAACAACAATAAACCGCAGCATAATGCTTCCAAATAATATTAATAGTGCTGGAATATAGACAGGTACTGTCTTTTTCTTTAATTCTACAACTTCAAGAATTACTGGAACGATCAACCCAAGGCCAACGACAAATACCCAAAAACGAACAGTATACTCACCACCTAAAAAGAGGTTTGCTGCTTCGATATGTACTTGTGTTCCCGACAATAAGCCCATAAATAAGTGAGTAATTAAAAACAACTCCACCCCAATTAACATAAGATCAATTCGTGTAAATAAATGTCGTTCTTTTGATTTTGAAAAAAGAATGATGAAAGCCGTTCCTGATGAAAGTCCGGAAGTGAGAAAAAGGGGGCCCATTATGGCTGAATTCCAAAACGGTCTCGCGTTGAATGCCGACAATAGTATCCCCGTGTAAAGTCCCATTACAATTGCCAATACCATCATTACCCAGGCAATTATTTTTCGGAATAAAATAAATTTATCTATGGTGATTTGTACCCATTGATATTTCCAATCCCAATTAGGGAAAGCCTCTTCGGCCCAACTGGCTGACCAAATCACAGATAGTGGTGTTATCGCGAGTAACGTCCATGCCCCCCAACTCATAGGTGATTCCCATCGAATATTTGTATATAATTGCCAAAAATAAAGCTTATGGCTTAAATCAAGAAAAAGGGCAAATAACCCCACTCCTAATAAAATGGGTGCTATCATAGGTGCTATCATGACAGCAATTGGAAATTCTTTTGATTTCCCTTGTATGGCATAGAGGGCTGAAAAAAATAAAATTCCAGCCACTAAACCTCCAATAAAAAGATAAAGTGGAATTTCCCAATGCCAAACATGTAACACTGGATCAATTCCCGGATTCATTCTACCGCTTACAATTATTTCTTCTATCATAATATTATATCAAATAGTAAATGTTTGGTTCAGTCCCTGCTTCAGGAATGAGAGTTTTCCATTTTCGTTTTTTCAATAATTTTGAAATATCACTATTGGAATCATCTGTATCTCCAAAATACATACATTTAGTGGGGCAAACTTCTACACAGGCAGGGTCCTCACCTTTTTTAACTTTATGAATACAAAAGGTGCATTTATCCACATGCCCTTCCGGATGCACAAATCTTGCATCATATGGACATGAGGCTATACAAGCCTTACACCCGATACATTGATCTGCATCTACAAGTACAATACCGCCTTCCACAATATGACTGGCTTCGGTTGGGCAGCAACGTACACAAGGCGCATTGGTACAATGGTTACATCGTTCGCTCCGCATCTCCATAGATAAATCAGGGTAGGTACCTGATGTGGCTTCCACAACCCAATCACGACAATAACCATTTGGTACATTATTCTCAATTTGACAAGCAACAACACAATCACTACAACCCACACATTTCTTTGTGTCGATGGCCATTGCGTAACGCATTAGACGACACCTTGAATTGGTTTTTCAGTATGAAATGTAACAAAGTTTCCACGCATCCCTGTACCACCCATTTCAGGATCAATATGCACTTTTGTGATTAATTCTGCATCACTAGCACCTCGACCATGTGCTCGAGAAAGGTTTTTATTTGTATGGCCAAACCCATGAACCATATAAATTGAATCCCATCGAATTCGCTCTGTAACTCGAACCTTGATCGGGAATGAAGAAATAACACCATCCTGATTTTCTAACCAAATTTTCTGATCGTTTTTTAATCCCCACTCTTTGGCCACTTTTGGATTTATCCAAACTGAATTTTCATCCATGAGGTTAGTTAAGTTTGGATTGTTTGCAGTTCTGCTAAATGTATGCATGGGTGCCCGACCATAAATAAGTCGGTAAAAACCATCTGGCGGTTCCTCATGGGCTGTATATTTTGGTAAGGGATCATATCCTTCATCTTCCATGGCAGTTGAATACAATTCAATTTTTCCTGTATTGGTATTGAATTCATACTCTTCGAGATTATCCAAAGGATATAAATCATCAAATTCACGATCAAATTTCTTTAATCCAATTTTTTTCATTTCATTCAATGAGGAACCAATTTGTTTTAACTGCCAATCCAATTCTTCTTCTATAGTTTCATATGGAAAGTATTCATCCAATCCAAGGCGGCCGGCCAACTCTTTTGCCATCCACCATGCTGGTTTTGAATTGTATTTTGGTTTAGCAGCAGGAGCTCTCAATGCTACAGTGGGTTCACGATAAGCACTCACTCTTAAATTATCATAGCGTTCTAAATAAGTACATTCAGGAAGGACCACGTCTGCCCACCCGGTAATTTCCATTGGCATCGTATCAATGGCAACCATAAGGTCTAAATTTTGAATTGCTTCTATAGTCTTTTTCTGATCAGGTAGAGTAGAAATAAGATTGGTCCCATTAACGAGCCAACCCTTGAATGAACAATCTCTCTCAACAGTAGGAATGGTTGCGT from Candidatus Neomarinimicrobiota bacterium includes:
- a CDS encoding YeeE/YedE family protein; translated protein: MNPYLAGVLLGLVLLSAFYFSGRGLGASGAVKSIVVTAVETVASDHASNSEYYSKYTGEGKNPLNSWLVYEMLGVIVGGFLSGAFAGRLKLKVEHSPKITSNKRLMLAGIGGILFGFGSQLGRGCTSGSALTGMAVLSLAGFVTMMAIFGTAFALAFFF
- the nrfD gene encoding polysulfide reductase NrfD, with protein sequence MIEEIIVSGRMNPGIDPVLHVWHWEIPLYLFIGGLVAGILFFSALYAIQGKSKEFPIAVMIAPMIAPILLGVGLFALFLDLSHKLYFWQLYTNIRWESPMSWGAWTLLAITPLSVIWSASWAEEAFPNWDWKYQWVQITIDKFILFRKIIAWVMMVLAIVMGLYTGILLSAFNARPFWNSAIMGPLFLTSGLSSGTAFIILFSKSKERHLFTRIDLMLIGVELFLITHLFMGLLSGTQVHIEAANLFLGGEYTVRFWVFVVGLGLIVPVILEVVELKKKTVPVYIPALLILFGSIMLRFIVVEAGQASRWLY
- a CDS encoding 4Fe-4S dicluster domain-containing protein; its protein translation is MRYAMAIDTKKCVGCSDCVVACQIENNVPNGYCRDWVVEATSGTYPDLSMEMRSERCNHCTNAPCVRCCPTEASHIVEGGIVLVDADQCIGCKACIASCPYDARFVHPEGHVDKCTFCIHKVKKGEDPACVEVCPTKCMYFGDTDDSNSDISKLLKKRKWKTLIPEAGTEPNIYYLI